A stretch of DNA from Halococcus agarilyticus:
CGTTTTTCGTCCGTTTCGGATCACCCGTTGGATGGCGTGTACTGCCGGTCAGCGCGGTTTCGACGATCACCGTCGAACGTTGCAGCGGATCGCGGCTCGTACGAACCCTGCGCCCGCCGACCGGCGCTATCGAAACCCTTAGTGCCGGCGCAGTTCCCCGGACGATATGAGCAACGGGAGCGTCGACCCGGCCGAAGTCCGCCACGTCGCCGATCTCGCGCGGGTCGACCTCGCTGAGGACGAGACCGAGGCGTTCGCCGAGCAGTTCGCCGCAGTCCTGGAGTACTTCGACGCGCTCGACGAGGTCCCCGAGATCGAATCGGAGCCGGATCTCGCGAACGTTCTCCGGACCGACGAGGTGCGCGACGGACTGACTCAGGAGGAAGCGCTCCGGAACGCACCGGCCACCGAGGACGGCTACTTCGAGGGGCCGCCGGTCGGATGAGCCACGACGCGTTCATCACCCGCGAGGCGATCGAGGGGGCGTCGACGGGGCCGCTCGCCGACCGGACGGTCGCGGTGAAGGACAACATCTCGACCGACGGCGTCCGGACCACCTGTGGCTCGACGATGCTCGAAGCGTACGTCCCGCCGTACGACGCCACTGTGGTCGAACGGCTGAAGGAGGCGGGCGCGACGATCGCCGGGAAAACCAACATGGACGAGTTCGGGATGGGCACCACCACCGAGACCTCCCACTTCGGCCCGACGACGAACCCCGTCGACGACGAGCGGGTTCCAGGGGGGTCGTCGGGCGGGAGCGCGGCGGCGGTCGCCGCGGGCGAGGCCGATCTCGCACTCGGCTCCGATACGGGGGGTTCGGTGCGGTGTCCCGCCGCGTTCTGTGGCGTCGTCGGGATCAAACCCACCTACGGACTCGTCTCGCGGTACGGGCTGGTCGCGTACGCGAACAGCCTGGAGCAGATCGGGCCGCTCGCACCCACCGTCGAGGGGGCTGCCGAACTCCTCGACGTCATCGCGGGGGCGGACGAGCGCGACGCGACGACCCGTGATCGCGGCGACGACGCGAACTACGCGGCCGCCGCCGACGGTGACGTCGAGGGGATGACCGTCGGCGTCCTCGCCGATCTCGTCGAGGGGGCCGACGACCGGGTTCGATCGGTCTTCGAGGACACGATCGACGATCTCGCCGCCCGGGGTGCCGAGATCCGCGAGGTCGAACTCGACTCGCTCGAACACGCCGTGCAGGCGTACTACGTCATCGCGATGGCGGAGGCTTCCTCGAACCTCGCACGGTTCGACGGGGTCCGGTACGGCGAGTCAGGAGGGTTCGACGGCGACTGGAACGACGCGTTCGCGCGTTCGCGCGAGGCCGGCTTCGGCCCGGAGGTCAAGCGCCGAATCCTGCTCGGGACGTACGCCCTCTCGGCCGGCTACCACGACAGGTACTACAAGAAGGCCCAGGACGCCCGCGCGTGGATCAAACGGGACTTCGATAGCGCGCTCGCCGAAGCGGACGTGCTCGCGAGCCCGACGATGCCCGTCCTCCCGCCGAAGCTCGGCGAGAGCCTCGACGATCCCCTCCAGCTCTACCTGATGGACGCGAACACCGTCCCGGTGAACCTCGCCGACCTGCCCGCGATCTCGGTGCCCGCCGGAACCGCGGATGGACTGCCGGTCGGCATCCAGTTCGTCGGCCCGGCGTTCGGCGAGGAGCGGATCGTGCGGGCGGGGAGCGCGATCGAGGGATAGCCCGGACGGTTCCGTGGAGGACGACGGCAACGTTCAAGTCAACGGACAGTAACCACGAACCGTGAGGCGAGACGCCGTCGGTATCGCGCTCCTCGGTCTTTTCGCCGTCGTCGTGATCGGCGTTGCCGCGTCCGCGATCGGTTCGACGCCGATCCAGAGCGGCTTCGGCGTCGGTGGGGACGCGACCGACGGCGGCGAACGTGTCGACCGAACCGGCAACCGGTCGTCGAACCCATCGCCGGGCGCTGTCGGCGGTGGCGGGGGTGGCGGGTTCGGGGGAAGTTTCAGTTCGGGGAACGCCGGCAGCACCGGTTCGAACGCGGTCCCCCCGCTGGTCGTCCTCGTCGCCGTGG
This window harbors:
- the gatC gene encoding Asp-tRNA(Asn)/Glu-tRNA(Gln) amidotransferase subunit GatC, whose amino-acid sequence is MSNGSVDPAEVRHVADLARVDLAEDETEAFAEQFAAVLEYFDALDEVPEIESEPDLANVLRTDEVRDGLTQEEALRNAPATEDGYFEGPPVG
- the gatA gene encoding Asp-tRNA(Asn)/Glu-tRNA(Gln) amidotransferase subunit GatA, with amino-acid sequence MSHDAFITREAIEGASTGPLADRTVAVKDNISTDGVRTTCGSTMLEAYVPPYDATVVERLKEAGATIAGKTNMDEFGMGTTTETSHFGPTTNPVDDERVPGGSSGGSAAAVAAGEADLALGSDTGGSVRCPAAFCGVVGIKPTYGLVSRYGLVAYANSLEQIGPLAPTVEGAAELLDVIAGADERDATTRDRGDDANYAAAADGDVEGMTVGVLADLVEGADDRVRSVFEDTIDDLAARGAEIREVELDSLEHAVQAYYVIAMAEASSNLARFDGVRYGESGGFDGDWNDAFARSREAGFGPEVKRRILLGTYALSAGYHDRYYKKAQDARAWIKRDFDSALAEADVLASPTMPVLPPKLGESLDDPLQLYLMDANTVPVNLADLPAISVPAGTADGLPVGIQFVGPAFGEERIVRAGSAIEG